From one Sardina pilchardus chromosome 6, fSarPil1.1, whole genome shotgun sequence genomic stretch:
- the mrap2a gene encoding melanocortin-2 receptor accessory protein 2A has product MSALPSNNISNTSPREDYEWRYEYYEDDEPVSFEGLKAHRYSIVIGFWVGLAVFVLFMFFVLTLLTKTGAPHPENSEQCEKRACLTSCGEDMGHLSEHQGSPPGVSRPLLDESRSLFHCYINEDQQAANGRSSGATAHPGGVRGSGGGRPSAIGGQLAGLVQEAWVNGAPLPERDPSTFLAHFNIPNFVNSELSSTLGDDDLLLVDPPLILDREDRGPNGARGDHTLDSSSSSSSVLVLMGRRRRGVLMCGELCRPTPHWASVCSETH; this is encoded by the exons ATGTCGGCATTGCCATCAAACAACATCAGCAATACAAGCCCCCGCGAAGATTATGAATGGAGATATGAATATTACGAGGATGACGAGCCCGTGTCGTTCGAGGGACTAAAAGCGCATCGAT ACTCCATTGTGATCGGATTTTGGGTGGGCCTGGCAGTGTTTGTGCTCTTCATGTTTTTTGTCCTCACCTTGCTGACCAAGACTGGAGCTCCACACCCaga GAATTCCGAGCAGTGTGAGAAGCGCGCGTGTCTGACCAGCTGTGGCGAGGACATGGGCCATCTGTCCGAACACCAGGGCAGCCCGCCCGGCGTCTCACGCCCCCTGCTGGACGAGTCGCGCTCGCTCTTCCACTGCTACATCAACGAGGACCAGCAGGCCGCCAACGGGCGCTCCAGCGGCGCCACCGCGCACCCCGGCGGGGTCagaggcagcggcggcggccggCCCTCCGCCATCGGCGGTCAGCTTGCGGGGCTGGTGCAGGAGGCGTGGGTCAACGGGGCGCCGCTCCCCGAGAGAGACCCGTCGACGTTCCTGGCGCACTTCAACATCCCCAACTTCGTCAACAGCGAGCTGAGCTCGACGCTGGGGGACGACGACCTCCTGCTCGTGGACCCCCCTCTGATCCTGGACAGGGAGGACAGGGGTCCGAACGGCGCCCGCGGCGACCACACGCTGGA cagcagcagtagcagcagcagcgtatTAGTCCTGatgggccgccgccgccgcggcgTTTTGATGTGCGGAGAGCTCTGCAGACCCACGCCGCACTGGGCCTCCGTCTGCTCTGAGACGCACTGA